One genomic segment of Syngnathus typhle isolate RoL2023-S1 ecotype Sweden linkage group LG8, RoL_Styp_1.0, whole genome shotgun sequence includes these proteins:
- the LOC133157925 gene encoding mitogen-activated protein kinase kinase kinase kinase 3-like isoform X2 encodes MMNASVDLSRRNPQEDFELIQRIGSGTYGDVYKARNVNTAELAAIKVIKLEPGEDFAVVQQEILMMKDCKHSNIVAYFGSYLRRDKLWISMEYCGGGSLQDIYHVTGPLLESQIAYMSRETLQGLYYLHNKGKMHRDIKGANILLTDNGYVKLADFGVSAQITATLAKRKSFIGTPYWMAPEVAAVERKGGYNQLCDIWAVGITAIELAELQPPMFELHPMRALFLMTKSNFQPPKLKDKVKWTDNFHHFVKIALTKNPKKRPTAEKLLQHPFVSQPLSRTLAKELLDRAKNPEHNNYNDFDDDDPEPESPVSVPHRIRSTSRSTREGKTLSEINFGQVKFDPPLRKETEPHHEPCDSEPYLDCVEELYYTARSNLDLQLEYGHDSPCLLGGNKSLLKSVEEELQQRGHVAHLGDDEDEDDDDGADDDETHTHKMNTILRPKVPPPLPPKPKSISSPQPHPKQDDSQSHSEDDGGGGTIKRCPVPQTASPAKPASNVPPRPPPPRLPPHRRSSLGNETASERTDTADTSAPEDDGSFRHFWEWLHTPHTEEELEEAWEVLKEVKEEQEKENGDERNGLSASHNGERSSPADRQQSTMPPSVPLRKDKKDVPMPSSNGLPPTPKVHMGACFSKVFNGCPLKIHCATSWINPDTRDQYLIFGAEEGIYTLNLNELHETTMEQLFPRRCTWLYVMNNNLLSVSGKASQLYSHALPGIFDQARQLQKLPVAIPTHKLPDKMIPRKFAVSTKIPDTKGCQKCCVVRNPYTGHKYLCGAFQSHVMLLEWVESMQKFMLIKTIDFPLPCPLEVFEMLVVPEQTYPLICVAVSKGSELNQVVRFGTVNPNPNATSSWFTETDTPQTCVIHVTQLERDTILVCLDRCIKIVNLQGRLKSSRKLSAELTFNFQIESTVCLQDSVLAFWRHGMQGRSFKTNEITQEISDSTRIFRLLGSDRVVVLESRPTDNPTAHSNLYILAGHENSY; translated from the exons GCTCGTAATGTAAACACAGCAGAGCTGGCGGCTATCAAAGTCATCAAACTGGAGCCAG GGGAAGACTTTGCCGTTGTCCAGCAGGAGATTCTGATGATGAAGGATTGTAAGCACTCCAACATCGTGGCCTATTTTGGCAGCTATCTCCG gcGAGACAAGTTGTGGATCAGCATGGAGTACTGCGGAGGAGGCTCGCTACAGGACATCTATCATG taaccgGGCCTTTGTTAGAGTCCCAAATAGCTTACATGTCACGGGAGACCCTGCAG GGTTTGTACTACCTTCACAATAAAGGCAAAATGCACCGAGACATCAAG GGCGCCAACATCCTCCTGACAGACAACGGCTACGTCAAACTAG CCGACTTTGGCGTATCAGCGCAGATCACGGCAACTCTGGCCAAGAGGAAGTCGTTCATCGGAACACCTTACTG GATGGCTCCGGAGGTGGCGGCCGTGGAGAGAAAAGGCGGCTACAACCAACTGTGCGACATCTGGGCCGTGGGGATCACCGCCATCGAGCTGGCCGAGCTGCAGCCGCCCATGTTTGAGCTGCATCCCATGAG GGCTCTTTTCTTAATGACCAAGAGTAATTTCCAGCCGCCTAAGTTGAAAGACAAAGTCAAGTG GACGGACAACTTCCaccattttgtaaaaatagccCTAACCAAGAACCCAAAGAAGAGGCCCACGGCCGAGAAGCTACTCCAG caCCCGTTTGTGTCTCAGCCCCTGAGCAGGACGCTGGCAAAAGAGCTGCTGGACCGGGCCAAAAACCCCGAGCACAACAATTACAACGACTTTGACGACGACGACCCCGAACCGGAG TCTCCCGTGTCCGTCCCTCACCGAATCCGCTCCACCAGCAGAAGCACCCGAGAAGGAAAAACTCTCTCTGAGATCAACT TCGGACAGGTGAAGTTTGACCCGCCGCTGAGGAAGGAGACGGAGCCCCATCACGAACCG TGTGATTCTGAGCCCTATCTGGACTGTGTTGAGGAGCTCTACTATACCGCGAGATCTAATCTG GACTTGCAGTTGGAGTATGGTCACGATTCGCCTTGTCTGCTCGGAGGAAACAA GAGTCTTCTCAAATCGGTGGAGGAGGAGCTGCAGCAGAG GGGCCATGTGGCACACTTAGGggatgatgaggatgaggatgatgatgatggtgcagATGATGATGAAACTCACACTCA TAAGATGAACACGATCCTGAGACCAAAGGTCCCGCCCCCGCTGCCGCCTAAG CCCAAGTCCATCAGCTCGCCCCAGCCACACCCCAAACAGGACGACAGCCAATCGCACAGCGAggatgacggcggcggcgggaccATCAAGCGCTGTCCGGTCCCGCAGACGGCAAGCCCCGCCAAGCCCGCCTCCAACGTGCCCCCGCGGCCGCCGCCCCCGAGGCTGCCGCCGCACCGCCGCAGCAGCCTAGGTAACGAGACCGCGAGCGAGCGCACGGACACGGCGGACACGTCCGCCCCGGAGGACGATGGCAGCTTTAGGCATTTCTGGGAGTGGCTCCACACGCCTCACAcagaggaggagctggaggaggcgTGGGAGGTGCTGAAGGAGGTGAAAGAGGAGCAGGAAAAAGAGAATGGGGACGAGA GGAACGGCCTGAGCGCTTCACACAACGGCGAGCGCAGCAGTCCTGCAGATAGACAACAGTCCACGATGCCCCCTAGTGTCCCCCTACGGAAGGACAAGAAGGATGTCCCG ATGCCAAGTAGCAACGGGCTCCCACCGACACCTAAAGTCCAT ATGGGCGCGTGTTTCTCCAAGGTGTTCAACGGCTGCCCTCTCAAAATCCACTGCGCCACTTCCTGGATCAACCCTGACACTAGag atcagTATTTGATATTTGGCGCTGAAGAGGGAATTTACACACTGAACCTTAATGAGCTGCATGAGACCACAATGGAACAG CTCTTTCCTCGACGCTGCACGTGGTTGTACGTCATGAACAACAATCTTCTGTCAGTATCCG GGAAAGCCTCCCAGTTGTATTCTCACGCCCTGCCGGGAATCTTCGACCAGGCCAGACAGTTGCAGAAATTACCCGTAGCCATTCCCACACACAAGCTGCCTGATAAGATGATACCCAG GAAGTTTGCTGTTTCCACAAAAATTCCAGACACTAAAGGGTGCCAAAAGTGTTGCGTGG TGCGCAACCCGTATACAGGCCACAAGTACCTCTGCGGGGCTTTCCAGTCCCATGTCATGCTGCTGGAGTGGGTGGAATCCATGCAGAAGTTCATGCTCATTAAG ACCATCGACTTCCCCCTGCCGTGCCCGCTGGAGGTGTTTGAGATGTTGGTGGTCCCGGAGCAGACGTACCCTCTCATCTGCGTGGCCGTCAGTAAAGGGAGCGAGCTCAACCAAGTGGTCCGATTCGGCACGgtcaaccccaaccccaacgcTACCTCCTCCTGGTTCACAGAGACGG ACACGCCTCAGACATGCGTGATCCACGTCACGCAGCTGGAGAGGGACACCATCCTCGTCTGCCTCGATC GGTGTATCAAGATCGTTAACCTCCAGGGACGACTGAAATCCAGCAGGAAATTGTCGGCCGAGCTCACCTTCAACTTCCAGATCGAGTCCACGG ttTGTCTCCAGGATAGCGTGCTGGCCTTCTGGAGGCACGGCATGCAGGGGCGGAGTTTCAAGACCAACGAG ATTACACAAGAGATCTCAGACAGTACGCGTATCTTCAGACTACTGGGATCAGACAG GGTGGTGGTGTTGGAGAGTCGGCCGACCGACAACCCGACGGCCCACAGCAACCTCTACATCCTGGCAGGCCACGAAAACAGCTACTGA
- the LOC133157925 gene encoding mitogen-activated protein kinase kinase kinase kinase 3-like isoform X5, producing the protein MMNASVDLSRRNPQEDFELIQRIGSGTYGDVYKARNVNTAELAAIKVIKLEPGEDFAVVQQEILMMKDCKHSNIVAYFGSYLRRDKLWISMEYCGGGSLQDIYHVTGPLLESQIAYMSRETLQGLYYLHNKGKMHRDIKGANILLTDNGYVKLADFGVSAQITATLAKRKSFIGTPYWMAPEVAAVERKGGYNQLCDIWAVGITAIELAELQPPMFELHPMRALFLMTKSNFQPPKLKDKVKWTDNFHHFVKIALTKNPKKRPTAEKLLQHPFVSQPLSRTLAKELLDRAKNPEHNNYNDFDDDDPEPESPVSVPHRIRSTSRSTREGKTLSEINFGQVKFDPPLRKETEPHHEPDLQLEYGHDSPCLLGGNKSLLKSVEEELQQRGHVAHLGDDEDEDDDDGADDDETHTHKMNTILRPKVPPPLPPKPKSISSPQPHPKQDDSQSHSEDDGGGGTIKRCPVPQTASPAKPASNVPPRPPPPRLPPHRRSSLGNGLSASHNGERSSPADRQQSTMPPSVPLRKDKKDVPMPSSNGLPPTPKVHMGACFSKVFNGCPLKIHCATSWINPDTRDQYLIFGAEEGIYTLNLNELHETTMEQLFPRRCTWLYVMNNNLLSVSGKASQLYSHALPGIFDQARQLQKLPVAIPTHKLPDKMIPRKFAVSTKIPDTKGCQKCCVVRNPYTGHKYLCGAFQSHVMLLEWVESMQKFMLIKTIDFPLPCPLEVFEMLVVPEQTYPLICVAVSKGSELNQVVRFGTVNPNPNATSSWFTETDTPQTCVIHVTQLERDTILVCLDRCIKIVNLQGRLKSSRKLSAELTFNFQIESTVCLQDSVLAFWRHGMQGRSFKTNEITQEISDSTRIFRLLGSDRRDDHKGHHDKGVTLPRVVVLESRPTDNPTAHSNLYILAGHENSY; encoded by the exons GCTCGTAATGTAAACACAGCAGAGCTGGCGGCTATCAAAGTCATCAAACTGGAGCCAG GGGAAGACTTTGCCGTTGTCCAGCAGGAGATTCTGATGATGAAGGATTGTAAGCACTCCAACATCGTGGCCTATTTTGGCAGCTATCTCCG gcGAGACAAGTTGTGGATCAGCATGGAGTACTGCGGAGGAGGCTCGCTACAGGACATCTATCATG taaccgGGCCTTTGTTAGAGTCCCAAATAGCTTACATGTCACGGGAGACCCTGCAG GGTTTGTACTACCTTCACAATAAAGGCAAAATGCACCGAGACATCAAG GGCGCCAACATCCTCCTGACAGACAACGGCTACGTCAAACTAG CCGACTTTGGCGTATCAGCGCAGATCACGGCAACTCTGGCCAAGAGGAAGTCGTTCATCGGAACACCTTACTG GATGGCTCCGGAGGTGGCGGCCGTGGAGAGAAAAGGCGGCTACAACCAACTGTGCGACATCTGGGCCGTGGGGATCACCGCCATCGAGCTGGCCGAGCTGCAGCCGCCCATGTTTGAGCTGCATCCCATGAG GGCTCTTTTCTTAATGACCAAGAGTAATTTCCAGCCGCCTAAGTTGAAAGACAAAGTCAAGTG GACGGACAACTTCCaccattttgtaaaaatagccCTAACCAAGAACCCAAAGAAGAGGCCCACGGCCGAGAAGCTACTCCAG caCCCGTTTGTGTCTCAGCCCCTGAGCAGGACGCTGGCAAAAGAGCTGCTGGACCGGGCCAAAAACCCCGAGCACAACAATTACAACGACTTTGACGACGACGACCCCGAACCGGAG TCTCCCGTGTCCGTCCCTCACCGAATCCGCTCCACCAGCAGAAGCACCCGAGAAGGAAAAACTCTCTCTGAGATCAACT TCGGACAGGTGAAGTTTGACCCGCCGCTGAGGAAGGAGACGGAGCCCCATCACGAACCG GACTTGCAGTTGGAGTATGGTCACGATTCGCCTTGTCTGCTCGGAGGAAACAA GAGTCTTCTCAAATCGGTGGAGGAGGAGCTGCAGCAGAG GGGCCATGTGGCACACTTAGGggatgatgaggatgaggatgatgatgatggtgcagATGATGATGAAACTCACACTCA TAAGATGAACACGATCCTGAGACCAAAGGTCCCGCCCCCGCTGCCGCCTAAG CCCAAGTCCATCAGCTCGCCCCAGCCACACCCCAAACAGGACGACAGCCAATCGCACAGCGAggatgacggcggcggcgggaccATCAAGCGCTGTCCGGTCCCGCAGACGGCAAGCCCCGCCAAGCCCGCCTCCAACGTGCCCCCGCGGCCGCCGCCCCCGAGGCTGCCGCCGCACCGCCGCAGCAGCCTAG GGAACGGCCTGAGCGCTTCACACAACGGCGAGCGCAGCAGTCCTGCAGATAGACAACAGTCCACGATGCCCCCTAGTGTCCCCCTACGGAAGGACAAGAAGGATGTCCCG ATGCCAAGTAGCAACGGGCTCCCACCGACACCTAAAGTCCAT ATGGGCGCGTGTTTCTCCAAGGTGTTCAACGGCTGCCCTCTCAAAATCCACTGCGCCACTTCCTGGATCAACCCTGACACTAGag atcagTATTTGATATTTGGCGCTGAAGAGGGAATTTACACACTGAACCTTAATGAGCTGCATGAGACCACAATGGAACAG CTCTTTCCTCGACGCTGCACGTGGTTGTACGTCATGAACAACAATCTTCTGTCAGTATCCG GGAAAGCCTCCCAGTTGTATTCTCACGCCCTGCCGGGAATCTTCGACCAGGCCAGACAGTTGCAGAAATTACCCGTAGCCATTCCCACACACAAGCTGCCTGATAAGATGATACCCAG GAAGTTTGCTGTTTCCACAAAAATTCCAGACACTAAAGGGTGCCAAAAGTGTTGCGTGG TGCGCAACCCGTATACAGGCCACAAGTACCTCTGCGGGGCTTTCCAGTCCCATGTCATGCTGCTGGAGTGGGTGGAATCCATGCAGAAGTTCATGCTCATTAAG ACCATCGACTTCCCCCTGCCGTGCCCGCTGGAGGTGTTTGAGATGTTGGTGGTCCCGGAGCAGACGTACCCTCTCATCTGCGTGGCCGTCAGTAAAGGGAGCGAGCTCAACCAAGTGGTCCGATTCGGCACGgtcaaccccaaccccaacgcTACCTCCTCCTGGTTCACAGAGACGG ACACGCCTCAGACATGCGTGATCCACGTCACGCAGCTGGAGAGGGACACCATCCTCGTCTGCCTCGATC GGTGTATCAAGATCGTTAACCTCCAGGGACGACTGAAATCCAGCAGGAAATTGTCGGCCGAGCTCACCTTCAACTTCCAGATCGAGTCCACGG ttTGTCTCCAGGATAGCGTGCTGGCCTTCTGGAGGCACGGCATGCAGGGGCGGAGTTTCAAGACCAACGAG ATTACACAAGAGATCTCAGACAGTACGCGTATCTTCAGACTACTGGGATCAGACAG ACGAGACGACCACAAAGGTCACCATGACAAAGGTGTTACTCTGCCAAG GGTGGTGGTGTTGGAGAGTCGGCCGACCGACAACCCGACGGCCCACAGCAACCTCTACATCCTGGCAGGCCACGAAAACAGCTACTGA
- the LOC133157925 gene encoding mitogen-activated protein kinase kinase kinase kinase 3-like isoform X4, which translates to MMNASVDLSRRNPQEDFELIQRIGSGTYGDVYKARNVNTAELAAIKVIKLEPGEDFAVVQQEILMMKDCKHSNIVAYFGSYLRRDKLWISMEYCGGGSLQDIYHVTGPLLESQIAYMSRETLQGLYYLHNKGKMHRDIKGANILLTDNGYVKLADFGVSAQITATLAKRKSFIGTPYWMAPEVAAVERKGGYNQLCDIWAVGITAIELAELQPPMFELHPMRALFLMTKSNFQPPKLKDKVKWTDNFHHFVKIALTKNPKKRPTAEKLLQHPFVSQPLSRTLAKELLDRAKNPEHNNYNDFDDDDPEPESPVSVPHRIRSTSRSTREGKTLSEINFGQVKFDPPLRKETEPHHEPCDSEPYLDCVEELYYTARSNLDLQLEYGHDSPCLLGGNKSLLKSVEEELQQRGHVAHLGDDEDEDDDDGADDDETHTHKMNTILRPKVPPPLPPKPKSISSPQPHPKQDDSQSHSEDDGGGGTIKRCPVPQTASPAKPASNVPPRPPPPRLPPHRRSSLGNGLSASHNGERSSPADRQQSTMPPSVPLRKDKKDVPMPSSNGLPPTPKVHMGACFSKVFNGCPLKIHCATSWINPDTRDQYLIFGAEEGIYTLNLNELHETTMEQLFPRRCTWLYVMNNNLLSVSGKASQLYSHALPGIFDQARQLQKLPVAIPTHKLPDKMIPRKFAVSTKIPDTKGCQKCCVVRNPYTGHKYLCGAFQSHVMLLEWVESMQKFMLIKTIDFPLPCPLEVFEMLVVPEQTYPLICVAVSKGSELNQVVRFGTVNPNPNATSSWFTETDTPQTCVIHVTQLERDTILVCLDRCIKIVNLQGRLKSSRKLSAELTFNFQIESTVCLQDSVLAFWRHGMQGRSFKTNEITQEISDSTRIFRLLGSDRVVVLESRPTDNPTAHSNLYILAGHENSY; encoded by the exons GCTCGTAATGTAAACACAGCAGAGCTGGCGGCTATCAAAGTCATCAAACTGGAGCCAG GGGAAGACTTTGCCGTTGTCCAGCAGGAGATTCTGATGATGAAGGATTGTAAGCACTCCAACATCGTGGCCTATTTTGGCAGCTATCTCCG gcGAGACAAGTTGTGGATCAGCATGGAGTACTGCGGAGGAGGCTCGCTACAGGACATCTATCATG taaccgGGCCTTTGTTAGAGTCCCAAATAGCTTACATGTCACGGGAGACCCTGCAG GGTTTGTACTACCTTCACAATAAAGGCAAAATGCACCGAGACATCAAG GGCGCCAACATCCTCCTGACAGACAACGGCTACGTCAAACTAG CCGACTTTGGCGTATCAGCGCAGATCACGGCAACTCTGGCCAAGAGGAAGTCGTTCATCGGAACACCTTACTG GATGGCTCCGGAGGTGGCGGCCGTGGAGAGAAAAGGCGGCTACAACCAACTGTGCGACATCTGGGCCGTGGGGATCACCGCCATCGAGCTGGCCGAGCTGCAGCCGCCCATGTTTGAGCTGCATCCCATGAG GGCTCTTTTCTTAATGACCAAGAGTAATTTCCAGCCGCCTAAGTTGAAAGACAAAGTCAAGTG GACGGACAACTTCCaccattttgtaaaaatagccCTAACCAAGAACCCAAAGAAGAGGCCCACGGCCGAGAAGCTACTCCAG caCCCGTTTGTGTCTCAGCCCCTGAGCAGGACGCTGGCAAAAGAGCTGCTGGACCGGGCCAAAAACCCCGAGCACAACAATTACAACGACTTTGACGACGACGACCCCGAACCGGAG TCTCCCGTGTCCGTCCCTCACCGAATCCGCTCCACCAGCAGAAGCACCCGAGAAGGAAAAACTCTCTCTGAGATCAACT TCGGACAGGTGAAGTTTGACCCGCCGCTGAGGAAGGAGACGGAGCCCCATCACGAACCG TGTGATTCTGAGCCCTATCTGGACTGTGTTGAGGAGCTCTACTATACCGCGAGATCTAATCTG GACTTGCAGTTGGAGTATGGTCACGATTCGCCTTGTCTGCTCGGAGGAAACAA GAGTCTTCTCAAATCGGTGGAGGAGGAGCTGCAGCAGAG GGGCCATGTGGCACACTTAGGggatgatgaggatgaggatgatgatgatggtgcagATGATGATGAAACTCACACTCA TAAGATGAACACGATCCTGAGACCAAAGGTCCCGCCCCCGCTGCCGCCTAAG CCCAAGTCCATCAGCTCGCCCCAGCCACACCCCAAACAGGACGACAGCCAATCGCACAGCGAggatgacggcggcggcgggaccATCAAGCGCTGTCCGGTCCCGCAGACGGCAAGCCCCGCCAAGCCCGCCTCCAACGTGCCCCCGCGGCCGCCGCCCCCGAGGCTGCCGCCGCACCGCCGCAGCAGCCTAG GGAACGGCCTGAGCGCTTCACACAACGGCGAGCGCAGCAGTCCTGCAGATAGACAACAGTCCACGATGCCCCCTAGTGTCCCCCTACGGAAGGACAAGAAGGATGTCCCG ATGCCAAGTAGCAACGGGCTCCCACCGACACCTAAAGTCCAT ATGGGCGCGTGTTTCTCCAAGGTGTTCAACGGCTGCCCTCTCAAAATCCACTGCGCCACTTCCTGGATCAACCCTGACACTAGag atcagTATTTGATATTTGGCGCTGAAGAGGGAATTTACACACTGAACCTTAATGAGCTGCATGAGACCACAATGGAACAG CTCTTTCCTCGACGCTGCACGTGGTTGTACGTCATGAACAACAATCTTCTGTCAGTATCCG GGAAAGCCTCCCAGTTGTATTCTCACGCCCTGCCGGGAATCTTCGACCAGGCCAGACAGTTGCAGAAATTACCCGTAGCCATTCCCACACACAAGCTGCCTGATAAGATGATACCCAG GAAGTTTGCTGTTTCCACAAAAATTCCAGACACTAAAGGGTGCCAAAAGTGTTGCGTGG TGCGCAACCCGTATACAGGCCACAAGTACCTCTGCGGGGCTTTCCAGTCCCATGTCATGCTGCTGGAGTGGGTGGAATCCATGCAGAAGTTCATGCTCATTAAG ACCATCGACTTCCCCCTGCCGTGCCCGCTGGAGGTGTTTGAGATGTTGGTGGTCCCGGAGCAGACGTACCCTCTCATCTGCGTGGCCGTCAGTAAAGGGAGCGAGCTCAACCAAGTGGTCCGATTCGGCACGgtcaaccccaaccccaacgcTACCTCCTCCTGGTTCACAGAGACGG ACACGCCTCAGACATGCGTGATCCACGTCACGCAGCTGGAGAGGGACACCATCCTCGTCTGCCTCGATC GGTGTATCAAGATCGTTAACCTCCAGGGACGACTGAAATCCAGCAGGAAATTGTCGGCCGAGCTCACCTTCAACTTCCAGATCGAGTCCACGG ttTGTCTCCAGGATAGCGTGCTGGCCTTCTGGAGGCACGGCATGCAGGGGCGGAGTTTCAAGACCAACGAG ATTACACAAGAGATCTCAGACAGTACGCGTATCTTCAGACTACTGGGATCAGACAG GGTGGTGGTGTTGGAGAGTCGGCCGACCGACAACCCGACGGCCCACAGCAACCTCTACATCCTGGCAGGCCACGAAAACAGCTACTGA
- the LOC133157925 gene encoding mitogen-activated protein kinase kinase kinase kinase 3-like isoform X6, translating to MMNASVDLSRRNPQEDFELIQRIGSGTYGDVYKARNVNTAELAAIKVIKLEPGEDFAVVQQEILMMKDCKHSNIVAYFGSYLRRDKLWISMEYCGGGSLQDIYHVTGPLLESQIAYMSRETLQGLYYLHNKGKMHRDIKGANILLTDNGYVKLADFGVSAQITATLAKRKSFIGTPYWMAPEVAAVERKGGYNQLCDIWAVGITAIELAELQPPMFELHPMRALFLMTKSNFQPPKLKDKVKWTDNFHHFVKIALTKNPKKRPTAEKLLQHPFVSQPLSRTLAKELLDRAKNPEHNNYNDFDDDDPEPESPVSVPHRIRSTSRSTREGKTLSEINFGQVKFDPPLRKETEPHHEPCDSEPYLDCVEELYYTARSNLDLQLEYGHDSPCLLGGNKSLLKSVEEELQQSKMNTILRPKVPPPLPPKPKSISSPQPHPKQDDSQSHSEDDGGGGTIKRCPVPQTASPAKPASNVPPRPPPPRLPPHRRSSLGNGLSASHNGERSSPADRQQSTMPPSVPLRKDKKDVPMPSSNGLPPTPKVHMGACFSKVFNGCPLKIHCATSWINPDTRDQYLIFGAEEGIYTLNLNELHETTMEQLFPRRCTWLYVMNNNLLSVSGKASQLYSHALPGIFDQARQLQKLPVAIPTHKLPDKMIPRKFAVSTKIPDTKGCQKCCVVRNPYTGHKYLCGAFQSHVMLLEWVESMQKFMLIKTIDFPLPCPLEVFEMLVVPEQTYPLICVAVSKGSELNQVVRFGTVNPNPNATSSWFTETDTPQTCVIHVTQLERDTILVCLDRCIKIVNLQGRLKSSRKLSAELTFNFQIESTVCLQDSVLAFWRHGMQGRSFKTNEITQEISDSTRIFRLLGSDRRDDHKGHHDKGVTLPRVVVLESRPTDNPTAHSNLYILAGHENSY from the exons GCTCGTAATGTAAACACAGCAGAGCTGGCGGCTATCAAAGTCATCAAACTGGAGCCAG GGGAAGACTTTGCCGTTGTCCAGCAGGAGATTCTGATGATGAAGGATTGTAAGCACTCCAACATCGTGGCCTATTTTGGCAGCTATCTCCG gcGAGACAAGTTGTGGATCAGCATGGAGTACTGCGGAGGAGGCTCGCTACAGGACATCTATCATG taaccgGGCCTTTGTTAGAGTCCCAAATAGCTTACATGTCACGGGAGACCCTGCAG GGTTTGTACTACCTTCACAATAAAGGCAAAATGCACCGAGACATCAAG GGCGCCAACATCCTCCTGACAGACAACGGCTACGTCAAACTAG CCGACTTTGGCGTATCAGCGCAGATCACGGCAACTCTGGCCAAGAGGAAGTCGTTCATCGGAACACCTTACTG GATGGCTCCGGAGGTGGCGGCCGTGGAGAGAAAAGGCGGCTACAACCAACTGTGCGACATCTGGGCCGTGGGGATCACCGCCATCGAGCTGGCCGAGCTGCAGCCGCCCATGTTTGAGCTGCATCCCATGAG GGCTCTTTTCTTAATGACCAAGAGTAATTTCCAGCCGCCTAAGTTGAAAGACAAAGTCAAGTG GACGGACAACTTCCaccattttgtaaaaatagccCTAACCAAGAACCCAAAGAAGAGGCCCACGGCCGAGAAGCTACTCCAG caCCCGTTTGTGTCTCAGCCCCTGAGCAGGACGCTGGCAAAAGAGCTGCTGGACCGGGCCAAAAACCCCGAGCACAACAATTACAACGACTTTGACGACGACGACCCCGAACCGGAG TCTCCCGTGTCCGTCCCTCACCGAATCCGCTCCACCAGCAGAAGCACCCGAGAAGGAAAAACTCTCTCTGAGATCAACT TCGGACAGGTGAAGTTTGACCCGCCGCTGAGGAAGGAGACGGAGCCCCATCACGAACCG TGTGATTCTGAGCCCTATCTGGACTGTGTTGAGGAGCTCTACTATACCGCGAGATCTAATCTG GACTTGCAGTTGGAGTATGGTCACGATTCGCCTTGTCTGCTCGGAGGAAACAA GAGTCTTCTCAAATCGGTGGAGGAGGAGCTGCAGCAGAG TAAGATGAACACGATCCTGAGACCAAAGGTCCCGCCCCCGCTGCCGCCTAAG CCCAAGTCCATCAGCTCGCCCCAGCCACACCCCAAACAGGACGACAGCCAATCGCACAGCGAggatgacggcggcggcgggaccATCAAGCGCTGTCCGGTCCCGCAGACGGCAAGCCCCGCCAAGCCCGCCTCCAACGTGCCCCCGCGGCCGCCGCCCCCGAGGCTGCCGCCGCACCGCCGCAGCAGCCTAG GGAACGGCCTGAGCGCTTCACACAACGGCGAGCGCAGCAGTCCTGCAGATAGACAACAGTCCACGATGCCCCCTAGTGTCCCCCTACGGAAGGACAAGAAGGATGTCCCG ATGCCAAGTAGCAACGGGCTCCCACCGACACCTAAAGTCCAT ATGGGCGCGTGTTTCTCCAAGGTGTTCAACGGCTGCCCTCTCAAAATCCACTGCGCCACTTCCTGGATCAACCCTGACACTAGag atcagTATTTGATATTTGGCGCTGAAGAGGGAATTTACACACTGAACCTTAATGAGCTGCATGAGACCACAATGGAACAG CTCTTTCCTCGACGCTGCACGTGGTTGTACGTCATGAACAACAATCTTCTGTCAGTATCCG GGAAAGCCTCCCAGTTGTATTCTCACGCCCTGCCGGGAATCTTCGACCAGGCCAGACAGTTGCAGAAATTACCCGTAGCCATTCCCACACACAAGCTGCCTGATAAGATGATACCCAG GAAGTTTGCTGTTTCCACAAAAATTCCAGACACTAAAGGGTGCCAAAAGTGTTGCGTGG TGCGCAACCCGTATACAGGCCACAAGTACCTCTGCGGGGCTTTCCAGTCCCATGTCATGCTGCTGGAGTGGGTGGAATCCATGCAGAAGTTCATGCTCATTAAG ACCATCGACTTCCCCCTGCCGTGCCCGCTGGAGGTGTTTGAGATGTTGGTGGTCCCGGAGCAGACGTACCCTCTCATCTGCGTGGCCGTCAGTAAAGGGAGCGAGCTCAACCAAGTGGTCCGATTCGGCACGgtcaaccccaaccccaacgcTACCTCCTCCTGGTTCACAGAGACGG ACACGCCTCAGACATGCGTGATCCACGTCACGCAGCTGGAGAGGGACACCATCCTCGTCTGCCTCGATC GGTGTATCAAGATCGTTAACCTCCAGGGACGACTGAAATCCAGCAGGAAATTGTCGGCCGAGCTCACCTTCAACTTCCAGATCGAGTCCACGG ttTGTCTCCAGGATAGCGTGCTGGCCTTCTGGAGGCACGGCATGCAGGGGCGGAGTTTCAAGACCAACGAG ATTACACAAGAGATCTCAGACAGTACGCGTATCTTCAGACTACTGGGATCAGACAG ACGAGACGACCACAAAGGTCACCATGACAAAGGTGTTACTCTGCCAAG GGTGGTGGTGTTGGAGAGTCGGCCGACCGACAACCCGACGGCCCACAGCAACCTCTACATCCTGGCAGGCCACGAAAACAGCTACTGA